Proteins encoded in a region of the Mixophyes fleayi isolate aMixFle1 chromosome 5, aMixFle1.hap1, whole genome shotgun sequence genome:
- the CYRIB gene encoding CYFIP-related Rac1 interactor B isoform X3, which produces MGNLIKVLTRDLDHNAAHFFLDFENAQPTESEKDIYNQVNVVLKDAEGILDDLQSYRGAGLEIREAIQHATDDKLQEKAWGAVVPLVGKLKKFYEFSQRLEAALRGLLGALTSTPYSPTQHLEREQALAKQFAEILHFTLRFDELKMTNPAIQNDFSYYRRTLSRMRINNVPAEGENEVNNELANRMSLFYAEATPMLKTLSDATTKFVSENKNLPIENTTDCLSTMASVCRVMLETPEYRSRFTNEETVSFCLRVMVGVIILYDHVHPVGAFAKMSKIDMKGCIKVLKEQPPNSVEGLLNALRYTTKHLNDETTSKQIKAMLQ; this is translated from the exons ATGCTCAACCTACAGAATCCGAAAAGGATATTTATAATCAGGTGAATGTAGTGTTAAAGGACGCAGAAGGAATCTTGGATGATTTACAGTCATACCGAGGAGCAGGTCTGGAGATCCGAGAG gcgATACAACATGCTACTGATGATAAGTTACAAGAAAAGGCGTGGGGAGCCGTGGTCCCTCtagtgggcaaactaaagaaaTTCTATGAATTCTCTCAAAGACTAG AAGCTGCATTGCGTGGCCTCCTAGGAGCGCTGACCAGCACCCCGTACTCCCCCACACAGCACCTGGAGCGAGAGCAGGCTCTTGCCAAACAGTTTGCCGAAATCCTTCACTTCACTCTCCGCTTCGATGAGCTCAAG ATGACCAATCCCGCTATACAGAACGATTTCAGCTATTACAGAAGAACTTTGAGTCGTATGAGGATTAACAATGTCCCA GCAGAGGGTGAAAACGAGGTAAATAACGAACTGGCCAATAGAATGTCGTTATTCTACGCCGAGGCGACGCCCATGCTAAAAACCTTAAGTGATGCTACAACAAAGTTTGTATCAGAG AACAAGAATTTACCTATAGAAAATACCACTGATTGTTTAAGTACCATGGCCAGCGTGTGCCGGGTAATGCTGGAGACGCC GGAATACAGGAGTCGGTTTACAAATGAAGAGACTGTGTCGTTCTGCCTGAGAGTGATGGTGGGAGTAATCATCTTGTATGACCACGTGCATCCCGTGGGAGCCTTTGCCAAAATGTCAAAGATTGAT ATGAAAGGCTGCATTAAGGTTCTGAAAGAACAGCCCCCCAACAGTGTAGAAGGCCTGCTAAACGCTCTCAG GTACACGACGAAACATTTGAATGACGAGACTACCTCGAAGCAAATCAAGGCGATGCTGCAATAA
- the CYRIB gene encoding CYFIP-related Rac1 interactor B isoform X2 yields MGNLLKVLTCTDLEQGPNFFLDFENAQPTESEKDIYNQVNVVLKDAEGILDDLQSYRGAGLEIREAIQHATDDKLQEKAWGAVVPLVGKLKKFYEFSQRLEAALRGLLGALTSTPYSPTQHLEREQALAKQFAEILHFTLRFDELKMTNPAIQNDFSYYRRTLSRMRINNVPAEGENEVNNELANRMSLFYAEATPMLKTLSDATTKFVSENKNLPIENTTDCLSTMASVCRVMLETPEYRSRFTNEETVSFCLRVMVGVIILYDHVHPVGAFAKMSKIDMKGCIKVLKEQPPNSVEGLLNALRYTTKHLNDETTSKQIKAMLQ; encoded by the exons ATGCTCAACCTACAGAATCCGAAAAGGATATTTATAATCAGGTGAATGTAGTGTTAAAGGACGCAGAAGGAATCTTGGATGATTTACAGTCATACCGAGGAGCAGGTCTGGAGATCCGAGAG gcgATACAACATGCTACTGATGATAAGTTACAAGAAAAGGCGTGGGGAGCCGTGGTCCCTCtagtgggcaaactaaagaaaTTCTATGAATTCTCTCAAAGACTAG AAGCTGCATTGCGTGGCCTCCTAGGAGCGCTGACCAGCACCCCGTACTCCCCCACACAGCACCTGGAGCGAGAGCAGGCTCTTGCCAAACAGTTTGCCGAAATCCTTCACTTCACTCTCCGCTTCGATGAGCTCAAG ATGACCAATCCCGCTATACAGAACGATTTCAGCTATTACAGAAGAACTTTGAGTCGTATGAGGATTAACAATGTCCCA GCAGAGGGTGAAAACGAGGTAAATAACGAACTGGCCAATAGAATGTCGTTATTCTACGCCGAGGCGACGCCCATGCTAAAAACCTTAAGTGATGCTACAACAAAGTTTGTATCAGAG AACAAGAATTTACCTATAGAAAATACCACTGATTGTTTAAGTACCATGGCCAGCGTGTGCCGGGTAATGCTGGAGACGCC GGAATACAGGAGTCGGTTTACAAATGAAGAGACTGTGTCGTTCTGCCTGAGAGTGATGGTGGGAGTAATCATCTTGTATGACCACGTGCATCCCGTGGGAGCCTTTGCCAAAATGTCAAAGATTGAT ATGAAAGGCTGCATTAAGGTTCTGAAAGAACAGCCCCCCAACAGTGTAGAAGGCCTGCTAAACGCTCTCAG GTACACGACGAAACATTTGAATGACGAGACTACCTCGAAGCAAATCAAGGCGATGCTGCAATAA